One Micromonospora sp. FIMYZ51 genomic window carries:
- the proC gene encoding pyrroline-5-carboxylate reductase, with the protein MVGGKHTVAVIGAGKIGELMLSGLLRSGWPVDRLLATARRPARAEELTTRYGVRVVDNLAAVDEAEVLAVAVKPQDAAVLLDEVGPKVPADKLVISLCAGLPSAFFSRRLPEGTPVVRVMTNTPALVDQAMTAISAGAHATGEHLALAEELFKPLGATIRVPESQQDAVTALSGSGPAYFYLLVEAMTDAGILLGLPRQVAHDLIVQTAIGSAVMLRDSGEHPVKLREAVTSPAGTTISAIRELENHGVRAALLAALEAARDRARELAAQAE; encoded by the coding sequence ATGGTGGGCGGCAAGCACACGGTCGCGGTGATCGGCGCGGGCAAGATCGGTGAGCTGATGCTCTCCGGGCTGCTCCGCTCGGGCTGGCCGGTGGACCGGCTGCTGGCCACCGCCCGCCGACCGGCACGCGCGGAGGAGCTGACTACCCGGTACGGCGTACGGGTGGTGGACAATCTCGCCGCGGTCGACGAGGCCGAGGTGCTGGCCGTCGCGGTCAAACCGCAGGACGCGGCGGTGCTGCTGGACGAGGTCGGCCCCAAGGTGCCCGCCGACAAGCTGGTGATCTCGCTCTGCGCCGGCCTGCCGAGCGCCTTCTTCAGCCGCCGGCTGCCCGAGGGCACCCCGGTGGTGCGGGTGATGACCAACACGCCTGCCCTGGTGGACCAGGCGATGACCGCAATCTCCGCCGGGGCGCACGCCACCGGCGAGCACCTGGCGCTCGCCGAGGAGCTGTTCAAGCCGCTGGGCGCGACGATCCGGGTGCCGGAGAGCCAGCAGGACGCGGTGACCGCGCTTTCCGGCTCCGGCCCGGCCTACTTCTATCTCCTGGTCGAGGCGATGACCGACGCGGGCATCCTGCTCGGCCTGCCTCGTCAGGTGGCGCACGACCTGATCGTGCAGACCGCGATCGGCTCGGCGGTGATGCTGCGCGATTCCGGCGAGCATCCGGTGAAGCTGCGCGAGGCGGTCACCTCGCCCGCCGGCACCACCATCTCCGCGATCCGCGAGCTGGAAAATCATGGCGTACGCGCAGCACTGCTGGCCGCCCTGGAAGCTGCCCGCGACCGGGCCCGGGAGTTGGCCGCCCAGGCCGAGTGA
- a CDS encoding helix-turn-helix transcriptional regulator translates to MAALVRPAPVRQVLPVVAASTAGTGVVALAALGAAGHGGFATDPVGSGALAVAATAATVAAVRLTRSGHRAAGRLAAGLAASLLAYLMLTVLAVATVAAGHSWAGPTVAAWNPAWIPPLALLQLTASAAVRTGSATPWTHRAVGFTLGAVTLVNALLTTASEPFAGLPTIAGESWRTALAPVGTAATLLGLVALLLLPVTLWRAALGSHEAVRARLGIAAAATTAAPLTVAFCLLLAVVRSPGDVSPSLGSVAFLVALSGAALFAVGCAVAAARGAAEPRQVTVVVRVAGLAAASLLITGIGTIVAAPASSLGPTSVTLLVSALTVLIGGSAWVGTARLARTLTPVLPWPRFGPVDPAATSPAGTAVAAGRVAAKGGTLDAAPEDATSPLGAPGGGQAAGTGRAVSAAGAAGTGGSAGTGGAVSAAGAVAVGGLTARECEVLAALAEGASNAGIAAQLVVSERTVDAHLRAIFVKLDLTPGGTTNRRVQAARIWLEHAQQGP, encoded by the coding sequence ATGGCGGCTCTCGTCCGACCGGCACCGGTCCGGCAGGTCCTGCCGGTGGTCGCCGCGAGCACGGCCGGTACGGGTGTCGTCGCGCTGGCCGCCCTGGGGGCAGCCGGCCACGGCGGCTTCGCGACCGATCCGGTCGGCTCCGGTGCTCTGGCCGTGGCGGCCACGGCCGCTACCGTCGCGGCTGTCCGGCTGACCCGGTCGGGCCACCGCGCCGCCGGCCGGCTGGCGGCTGGGCTGGCCGCGTCGCTGCTCGCGTACCTCATGCTCACCGTCCTGGCGGTGGCCACGGTCGCGGCCGGGCATTCCTGGGCCGGGCCGACCGTCGCGGCGTGGAACCCGGCCTGGATCCCGCCGCTCGCGTTGCTGCAACTCACCGCCTCGGCCGCCGTCCGCACCGGTTCCGCGACCCCCTGGACGCACCGGGCCGTGGGTTTCACGCTGGGCGCGGTCACGCTCGTCAACGCGCTGCTGACCACGGCGAGCGAACCGTTCGCGGGGCTTCCGACGATCGCCGGGGAGTCGTGGCGGACAGCGCTCGCACCGGTCGGCACCGCCGCCACCCTGCTGGGGCTGGTTGCCCTGCTCCTGCTGCCGGTGACGCTCTGGCGGGCAGCCCTCGGCTCGCACGAGGCCGTCCGGGCGCGGCTCGGCATTGCCGCTGCGGCGACCACCGCGGCGCCGCTCACCGTCGCCTTCTGCCTGCTCCTGGCGGTTGTCCGCAGCCCCGGCGACGTGTCACCGTCGCTGGGTTCGGTCGCCTTCCTGGTGGCGCTGTCGGGCGCTGCTCTGTTCGCCGTCGGCTGCGCGGTCGCCGCTGCCCGGGGCGCCGCCGAGCCCCGTCAGGTCACCGTCGTGGTCCGGGTCGCCGGCTTGGCCGCCGCGAGCCTGCTGATCACTGGCATCGGCACGATCGTGGCCGCTCCCGCTTCCAGTCTCGGTCCGACCTCGGTCACCCTGCTCGTCTCGGCGTTGACGGTCCTCATCGGTGGCTCGGCCTGGGTCGGCACGGCCCGCCTGGCGCGTACGCTCACGCCCGTCCTGCCCTGGCCACGCTTCGGGCCGGTGGATCCGGCGGCGACATCGCCAGCGGGAACGGCGGTCGCGGCGGGACGGGTAGCGGCGAAGGGCGGGACCCTGGATGCCGCGCCGGAAGATGCGACGTCCCCGCTTGGAGCCCCGGGCGGGGGCCAGGCGGCGGGCACTGGCCGGGCGGTGTCGGCGGCCGGTGCGGCAGGTACGGGCGGTTCGGCGGGTACGGGCGGGGCGGTGTCGGCGGCTGGGGCGGTGGCGGTCGGGGGGTTGACGGCGCGTGAGTGTGAGGTGCTCGCCGCGCTTGCCGAGGGGGCCAGCAATGCCGGGATCGCGGCGCAGTTGGTGGTGTCCGAGCGTACGGTCGACGCCCACTTGCGCGCGATCTTCGTCAAGCTCGACCTGACGCCCGGCGGGACCACCAACCGGCGGGTGCAGGCGGCGCGGATCTGGCTTGAGCACGCCCAGCAGGGCCCCTGA
- a CDS encoding DUF2203 domain-containing protein, with product MFTLAQARHLVATLRPRIDELIRVRADLTELQTDLATHGLSALGGRPEVKGLEARLHAILDELRQHGIEVKGVAPVLLDFPGERAGRPVLWCWLEGDTDVRWYHRADCGFAGRRPV from the coding sequence GTGTTCACTCTCGCCCAGGCCCGGCACCTGGTGGCCACCCTGCGCCCCCGCATCGACGAGCTGATCCGGGTCCGGGCCGACCTGACCGAGTTGCAGACCGACCTGGCCACCCACGGCCTCAGCGCGCTCGGTGGCCGGCCCGAGGTCAAGGGGCTGGAAGCCCGGCTGCACGCGATCCTCGACGAGTTGCGGCAGCACGGCATCGAGGTCAAGGGCGTGGCCCCGGTGCTGCTCGACTTCCCCGGCGAGCGTGCCGGCCGACCGGTGCTCTGGTGCTGGCTGGAGGGGGACACCGACGTGCGCTGGTACCACCGCGCCGACTGCGGCTTCGCCGGCCGCCGCCCGGTCTGA
- a CDS encoding GNAT family protein, with the protein MFAVPLTADAELRPLNPWHAEEFLANLDRARKNMTPWVAPAFIATDLDRARHVLQRYAERWARDDGGIWGIWCDGTLVGGVLLVSLDVDTGVCEAGCWLEPAAEGRGLVTRAVSRLIDWVIDERGLHRVEWRVLAGNVRSIAVARRLGMRRDGVLREVSPGPDGRRDLEVWSLLAPEWRARRAGDEN; encoded by the coding sequence ATGTTTGCCGTGCCGTTGACCGCCGACGCCGAGCTGCGTCCGCTCAATCCGTGGCATGCCGAGGAGTTCCTGGCCAACCTGGACCGGGCGCGCAAGAACATGACGCCCTGGGTCGCGCCGGCCTTCATCGCCACCGACCTGGACCGGGCGCGGCACGTGTTGCAGCGCTACGCCGAGCGGTGGGCCCGCGACGATGGCGGCATCTGGGGCATCTGGTGCGACGGCACGCTTGTCGGCGGGGTGCTGCTCGTGTCGCTCGACGTCGACACCGGAGTCTGCGAGGCGGGCTGCTGGTTGGAGCCGGCCGCCGAGGGGCGCGGGCTGGTGACCCGTGCGGTCAGCCGACTCATCGACTGGGTGATCGACGAGCGCGGGCTGCACCGGGTCGAGTGGCGAGTGCTTGCCGGCAACGTACGCAGCATCGCGGTGGCCCGTCGGCTCGGCATGCGCCGCGACGGCGTACTGCGCGAGGTGTCCCCGGGGCCGGACGGCCGGCGCGATCTTGAGGTCTGGTCGCTGCTGGCTCCCGAGTGGCGGGCCCGCCGGGCTGGCGACGAAAACTAG